A window of the Haloquadratum walsbyi C23 genome harbors these coding sequences:
- a CDS encoding DUF5790 family protein — protein sequence MSSQSTLSDDDLFGEAAEEMREEVEAHLDNAHAALPDAASMWQTNADNVLGALNGLRSALDAGDAEEHLRQAKKTFVVGTRADAFDDPDELRSEVESVEELLSSINTADELASELTTTVPQLHDQLPEADEESDE from the coding sequence ATGAGCAGTCAAAGTACGCTTAGCGACGATGACTTATTTGGCGAAGCAGCAGAAGAAATGCGTGAAGAGGTTGAGGCTCATCTTGATAACGCTCATGCAGCACTCCCAGATGCCGCCTCAATGTGGCAGACTAATGCCGATAATGTGCTTGGAGCGCTCAATGGACTTCGCTCAGCGCTTGATGCAGGCGATGCTGAAGAGCACCTTCGACAGGCGAAAAAGACCTTTGTTGTCGGGACTCGTGCAGATGCCTTTGATGACCCTGATGAACTTCGCTCGGAGGTTGAGTCAGTTGAAGAATTACTTTCATCGATTAATACGGCCGACGAGCTTGCCAGTGAGTTGACAACAACAGTACCACAATTGCATGATCAACTCCCAGAAGCCGATGAAGAAAGTGACGAATGA
- a CDS encoding DUF1641 domain-containing protein, which yields MAKPADEYPNSATNGTQEAITNGSINLHADDDTSSQEALDTDGAAALTAAIDAHGEDLAAAIERTDELNDALTTAIIVLATADEEELEYVTNSAANLIQAADGLSTEGSAALATELGKNADDLSESLDTVVTLQRDGHLDDLAMIATAFANSLSSNEVEELSAILEDNGTEVVEALDLVLELQREGQLEELLDLAKTLSVLEIDEDTARGLNQLLQSVSEAQRESEPVGLFGVLGHLRGSRARAGIGYFISILKSQGRRLQE from the coding sequence ATGGCAAAACCAGCCGACGAATATCCTAATTCGGCAACGAATGGCACACAGGAGGCCATCACCAATGGTAGCATCAATCTTCATGCAGATGATGATACAAGCAGCCAGGAGGCACTCGACACCGATGGTGCAGCAGCACTTACTGCAGCCATTGACGCACATGGTGAGGACCTCGCAGCCGCAATCGAGCGTACTGATGAATTAAATGATGCGCTTACCACAGCAATAATTGTTCTTGCGACCGCTGATGAAGAAGAGCTTGAATATGTCACGAACTCAGCGGCAAATCTTATTCAAGCGGCTGATGGACTCTCCACAGAGGGGTCTGCAGCACTGGCGACAGAACTTGGAAAGAACGCAGACGACCTCTCAGAATCACTCGATACTGTCGTTACGCTACAGCGTGATGGACATCTTGATGATCTTGCGATGATTGCAACTGCCTTCGCTAATTCATTATCATCAAATGAGGTCGAAGAGCTATCAGCGATACTCGAAGATAACGGCACAGAGGTTGTCGAGGCGCTTGATCTCGTTCTTGAACTTCAACGAGAGGGGCAACTAGAGGAACTCCTTGATCTTGCAAAAACGCTCTCAGTGTTGGAAATTGATGAGGATACTGCACGCGGATTGAACCAGCTTCTACAAAGTGTTAGTGAAGCCCAGCGAGAATCAGAACCAGTTGGATTATTCGGTGTTCTTGGTCACCTTCGAGGGTCTCGTGCACGTGCTGGGATCGGGTACTTCATCAGCATTCTTAAATCACAGGGACGACGACTTCAAGAGTAA
- a CDS encoding dihydroneopterin aldolase family protein: MQTTAATTAEEACFEAGIKFGTLYHQFAGTPVSPASASTLEDAIADAIENQPHCEAVSVTVRTDRLETALAEQSAEYTELTGKFLDVTMQIEYNRCRVQTQMTMHGDYPLMEIVAVESPTDDSS, encoded by the coding sequence ATGCAGACTACTGCAGCAACGACCGCCGAGGAAGCATGTTTTGAAGCCGGTATCAAATTCGGCACACTCTATCATCAGTTCGCTGGAACTCCTGTGAGCCCAGCCAGTGCATCGACTCTTGAAGATGCGATTGCAGATGCAATCGAAAATCAACCACACTGTGAGGCTGTCAGCGTTACTGTGAGGACTGACCGTCTTGAAACTGCGCTTGCTGAACAGTCCGCCGAGTACACTGAATTGACTGGAAAGTTCCTTGATGTAACAATGCAGATTGAATATAACCGCTGTCGGGTGCAAACGCAGATGACAATGCATGGTGATTATCCACTCATGGAGATTGTTGCCGTTGAGTCACCCACAGATGATTCATCCTGA
- a CDS encoding NADH-ubiquinone oxidoreductase-F iron-sulfur binding region domain-containing protein, which yields MTILTPTGGLQLRVAGVDALDNTEIDLDAAIESPVATVGSTGAIAAEPLLMATTDGTTAFYPACSSTRLETVAHRIDETGDITVADPAAVVDHDPETPEMPTTGLSTFQDESRRVLSGSGWRRPANVDDYDAAGGFLKDIDPDAVFDAGESIHGRGWGDACHDSPLTETWMDADDAEGEAAIVINAHSNPGDSLLLSSVPFTILDGAVSLAQTVDASEIVIFASIADESTIETARTAIDRYPNESSIAIDLVTGPAEYRAAEPTMALEAIEGNHRLEARLRPPGPESVGLYGRPTLIHTARTLAHLAVSLREDSIDSHPSTRIMSIEGDVTDRTIIEVPETTTLETVCAAADTTDGIKAACVGGRFGGLAADLDISVDPETLIDANLGTEGIVHVLSEDRCVVEFVGERAQFAAEENCGRCVPCREGTTQLAELLRSLYDGTYQPEAIDELIRVMTTTSICEFGVNAGRPTQTALNAFESEFEAHANGRCPTGSCLATMEAQ from the coding sequence ATGACAATACTCACTCCGACCGGCGGTCTTCAGCTCCGAGTTGCTGGCGTTGATGCTCTGGATAACACCGAGATAGATCTTGACGCCGCAATTGAGTCCCCCGTTGCTACGGTCGGTTCAACAGGTGCTATAGCAGCCGAACCACTTCTTATGGCGACTACCGACGGAACAACAGCATTCTACCCTGCGTGTTCGTCTACTCGTCTTGAAACCGTTGCACATCGTATCGATGAGACTGGTGACATTACCGTTGCAGACCCAGCAGCAGTTGTCGATCACGACCCCGAAACGCCTGAGATGCCCACCACTGGTCTCAGCACTTTCCAAGACGAATCCCGTCGTGTTCTTTCTGGGTCCGGATGGCGACGTCCGGCAAATGTCGACGATTATGATGCTGCTGGTGGATTTTTAAAAGATATTGACCCTGATGCCGTCTTTGATGCCGGTGAGAGCATACATGGGCGCGGATGGGGAGATGCCTGTCACGATTCCCCACTTACTGAGACATGGATGGATGCCGACGATGCTGAGGGAGAGGCCGCAATCGTTATTAATGCACATAGTAATCCAGGAGATTCCCTTTTGCTCTCTAGTGTGCCATTTACGATTCTTGATGGGGCGGTGTCGCTAGCACAGACCGTTGATGCAAGTGAAATCGTCATATTCGCATCCATAGCGGATGAATCCACGATTGAGACCGCTCGTACCGCTATCGATCGTTATCCGAATGAATCGTCAATCGCAATTGACCTTGTCACCGGTCCAGCCGAGTATCGTGCGGCTGAACCGACGATGGCGCTTGAAGCGATTGAAGGAAATCACCGACTTGAGGCTCGACTTCGACCGCCAGGTCCCGAATCAGTCGGTCTCTACGGTCGCCCGACTCTGATTCACACTGCGCGAACGCTTGCACATCTTGCTGTTTCGCTTCGTGAAGACAGCATTGATTCTCACCCATCGACTCGCATAATGAGTATTGAAGGCGATGTTACTGATCGGACAATCATCGAAGTCCCAGAAACAACAACGCTTGAAACAGTTTGTGCAGCGGCTGACACTACTGACGGCATCAAAGCCGCCTGTGTCGGGGGTCGTTTCGGTGGTCTTGCAGCTGATCTTGATATTTCAGTTGACCCAGAAACGCTCATCGATGCAAATCTTGGGACTGAAGGCATCGTCCATGTCCTCTCTGAGGATCGTTGTGTTGTCGAGTTTGTTGGTGAGCGAGCCCAATTTGCTGCAGAAGAAAACTGCGGACGATGTGTCCCCTGCCGCGAGGGGACAACACAACTTGCTGAGTTACTGCGGTCGCTGTATGACGGCACGTATCAACCTGAAGCTATTGATGAATTGATTCGAGTTATGACTACCACAAGCATCTGCGAGTTCGGTGTCAATGCAGGTCGACCAACGCAGACTGCGCTCAACGCATTCGAATCCGAATTTGAGGCACACGCGAATGGTCGATGCCCGACTGGCAGTTGTCTTGCAACTATGGAGGCTCAATAA
- a CDS encoding DUF7564 family protein, translating into MMTRTHVTCVNCGEEFVRGGNYHGNYCPECHEAWLSEEPDYEGETDEGPRPFGHRSPSSAESESSTGTEDGDESTNNDSNTSSASSGFNANE; encoded by the coding sequence ATGATGACTCGGACGCACGTCACCTGTGTGAACTGCGGAGAAGAGTTTGTTCGTGGAGGAAACTACCACGGTAACTACTGTCCGGAGTGTCACGAAGCGTGGCTAAGCGAGGAACCAGATTACGAGGGCGAGACGGATGAAGGACCACGACCGTTTGGTCATCGCTCACCATCATCAGCCGAATCGGAATCATCAACTGGTACCGAAGATGGAGATGAGAGCACTAACAATGACAGTAATACCAGTAGCGCTTCCTCAGGATTCAACGCGAACGAATAA
- the fdhF gene encoding formate dehydrogenase subunit alpha, protein MSSDNDLNGVAGYMQHAKEQALSNVENIAEDIAADTFPEGKLFEIAQAIGDKRLEELNVADTTCGYCAVGCRFDLYSDGEEILAARPTEDEDAPINGISTCVKGKFGYDFINSDDRLTAPLVRDESGQFREATWDEALSRVADGLGEIRDTHGGEALSVIASSKATNEENYLMGKFARQVLQTNSIDNCNRLCHSSTVAALGQTYGYGAASISTDDLEIADCILLTGSNTTEAHPVLATQIKQNVRDGADLLVFDPREIQMAEYASQYTQVKPGYDAVWINGITRYIIEHDLYDETFVAEQTTGFEEVKDSVEEFTPDRVEKITGVSHDEIASAAEMIADADGCVFGWTLGLTEHSHGTENVIAMANLAAITGNLGKPGAGVSPFRGQNNVQGGGGDMGPLPDNFPGYQDIADDDVRAKFEDAWDCEIDPEYGYYTTQMFLEAAEDNIRGMYIIGENSALSEPGVNHAEDVLENLDFLVVQDLFVTETAKYADVVLPASSFVEKTGTFTNTDRTVQMVNKVMEPKGDSRPDWIILQELANRMGRSWDYDSTAEVMDEINSLTPIYGGVSHERVKENGGLQWPCWDMDHPGTVRLYEDEFNTDNGKVNLKGVGYSEPAETPTEEYPLTLTTGRVLYQYHTGTMTHREEGIMQYNPSDFVEINPATAAGMGISGGDPVRIESRRGETVVPAQITDRVGPENVFVPIHFTESAINRLTDEEHLDPTAATPEYKVSAVRVEPADADALDADVDTGQEAMSQSLSSDDRTSMSTGDD, encoded by the coding sequence ATGAGTAGCGATAATGATCTCAATGGTGTTGCTGGCTACATGCAACATGCTAAGGAGCAAGCACTTTCGAATGTTGAGAATATCGCTGAGGATATCGCTGCGGATACATTTCCGGAGGGCAAACTCTTCGAAATTGCACAGGCAATCGGTGACAAACGACTTGAAGAACTGAATGTTGCTGATACGACCTGTGGATATTGTGCAGTCGGTTGTCGATTTGACCTGTACTCTGATGGTGAGGAAATTCTGGCTGCTCGTCCGACCGAAGATGAAGACGCCCCGATTAATGGCATCTCCACATGCGTGAAAGGAAAGTTCGGATACGACTTCATCAACTCTGATGATCGGCTTACCGCGCCGCTTGTCCGTGATGAGAGTGGACAATTCCGTGAAGCAACATGGGATGAAGCACTTTCACGTGTTGCTGATGGACTCGGTGAGATTCGTGACACCCACGGTGGCGAAGCATTATCAGTCATTGCATCCTCAAAGGCAACAAACGAAGAGAACTATCTGATGGGCAAGTTCGCCCGGCAGGTGCTCCAGACAAATAGTATTGATAATTGTAACCGTCTCTGTCACTCCTCGACGGTTGCTGCACTTGGGCAGACGTATGGATATGGTGCAGCATCCATCAGCACTGATGATCTTGAGATTGCCGATTGTATTCTCCTTACCGGTTCGAACACGACTGAAGCACACCCTGTCCTTGCAACACAGATCAAACAGAACGTTCGTGATGGGGCTGATCTGCTCGTCTTTGATCCGCGTGAGATACAAATGGCTGAGTACGCCTCTCAGTATACGCAGGTTAAACCAGGGTATGATGCAGTGTGGATCAATGGTATCACTCGTTATATCATCGAGCATGACCTCTATGATGAGACGTTCGTTGCAGAGCAGACGACTGGCTTTGAAGAGGTTAAAGACTCTGTCGAAGAGTTCACCCCTGACCGTGTTGAGAAGATTACCGGTGTTTCACACGATGAGATTGCCTCTGCGGCAGAAATGATTGCTGACGCTGATGGCTGTGTCTTCGGGTGGACACTTGGACTGACAGAGCACTCACATGGAACTGAAAATGTTATTGCAATGGCAAATCTCGCAGCAATAACCGGAAATCTCGGTAAGCCTGGTGCGGGTGTCTCTCCATTCCGCGGACAAAATAACGTTCAAGGCGGCGGTGGTGACATGGGACCATTGCCAGATAATTTCCCTGGCTATCAAGATATCGCCGATGATGATGTCCGTGCCAAGTTTGAGGATGCCTGGGACTGTGAGATTGATCCTGAGTATGGCTACTATACGACACAGATGTTTCTCGAAGCTGCAGAAGACAACATCCGTGGCATGTATATCATTGGTGAAAACTCAGCACTGTCAGAACCCGGTGTGAATCATGCTGAGGATGTGCTTGAGAATCTTGACTTCCTCGTTGTTCAAGATCTCTTTGTAACTGAGACTGCAAAATACGCCGACGTTGTCCTTCCAGCCTCATCATTCGTTGAGAAGACCGGGACATTCACCAATACTGACCGAACTGTCCAAATGGTAAATAAGGTGATGGAGCCGAAGGGCGACTCCCGACCAGACTGGATTATCTTACAGGAACTCGCAAACAGAATGGGTCGTTCCTGGGACTATGATTCAACGGCTGAAGTCATGGATGAAATAAATTCATTAACACCAATCTACGGTGGTGTCTCTCACGAACGAGTCAAAGAAAACGGTGGACTTCAATGGCCGTGCTGGGACATGGACCATCCTGGCACTGTCCGGCTCTATGAAGATGAATTCAACACCGATAATGGAAAAGTAAATCTCAAAGGTGTTGGTTACAGCGAACCTGCAGAGACGCCAACTGAGGAATACCCACTGACACTGACGACAGGTCGTGTGCTGTATCAGTATCACACTGGAACCATGACTCATCGTGAGGAAGGCATCATGCAGTATAATCCAAGCGACTTTGTTGAAATTAATCCTGCAACAGCAGCAGGAATGGGTATTTCAGGCGGTGACCCTGTCCGAATCGAGTCGCGGCGTGGTGAGACGGTTGTTCCAGCACAAATAACCGATCGTGTCGGTCCTGAGAATGTCTTTGTCCCAATTCACTTCACTGAAAGCGCAATCAACAGATTGACCGATGAAGAGCATCTTGACCCTACAGCAGCGACGCCAGAATACAAGGTGTCAGCCGTACGTGTTGAACCAGCAGACGCAGATGCGCTTGATGCTGACGTTGATACTGGGCAGGAGGCAATGAGTCAATCACTCAGTAGCGATGACCGAACAAGCATGAGTACAGGAGACGACTGA
- the azf gene encoding NAD-dependent glucose-6-phosphate dehydrogenase Azf → MDEPVLLTGASGRVGEAILRHAGEDFAWRLFDREPVPRDRRPSRVAADDVFISDVTDTNALINAIEGCKAVIHLAGDPRPEAPWKSVLENNINGTQAVYEAAVNADVDRFIFASSNHAVGSYETNERTPAMYRSDDTYRLDGRELPRPSNLYGVSKATGEIIGRYYHDNHGIAVANVRIGNLTEGHPPIDYERGQAMWLSYRDCAHLFSRCIDAEYEFEIIYGISDNDRKYYSIAHAKETLGYNPQDNSAEWQGKERIVKKGE, encoded by the coding sequence ATGGACGAGCCGGTTTTGTTGACGGGAGCTAGTGGGCGGGTCGGTGAGGCAATTTTACGTCACGCTGGTGAAGATTTTGCATGGCGGTTGTTTGACCGCGAACCCGTCCCGCGGGATCGCCGCCCCTCAAGAGTTGCTGCTGACGATGTATTTATATCCGATGTTACAGACACAAATGCGCTTATTAATGCAATTGAAGGATGCAAAGCAGTTATTCATCTTGCAGGTGATCCACGCCCTGAAGCACCATGGAAAAGCGTCTTAGAGAATAATATCAATGGAACACAGGCTGTGTATGAGGCTGCGGTCAACGCTGATGTTGATCGGTTTATATTTGCTTCATCAAACCACGCTGTTGGATCATATGAAACAAACGAACGAACACCAGCAATGTACCGTAGCGATGATACATATCGTCTTGATGGAAGAGAGCTCCCACGACCAAGTAATCTCTATGGGGTGAGCAAGGCAACTGGAGAGATTATTGGGCGATATTATCATGATAACCATGGAATTGCCGTTGCAAATGTCCGTATCGGGAATCTGACTGAGGGTCATCCACCTATCGACTATGAGCGAGGGCAAGCGATGTGGCTCTCATATCGAGATTGTGCGCATTTATTCTCGCGGTGCATTGACGCAGAGTATGAATTCGAAATTATTTATGGGATCTCTGACAATGACCGGAAGTACTACTCGATTGCACATGCAAAGGAGACACTTGGATATAACCCACAGGATAATTCCGCGGAGTGGCAAGGTAAAGAACGGATAGTAAAAAAGGGAGAATAG
- a CDS encoding molybdopterin oxidoreductase family protein — protein MTNNASDNSATICPRCGVGCRLRRREDTSRTGRAKGVNGPANPNGRLCRRGINAFDFSLDDPETAAKTGVDNPETGRLIHPRCALPETEPTDNTDSTHMRRISWQTAYETICDRFSAVREIHGPDALAFLGAPHCTNEENYLLQKLARTLGTNNIDNRARHCHRETTRTLASRLGYPATSTSLDEILDADVIIAAGANPADRQPIAFNSFIRPAVSEGTTLIHIDPVGNETTRLADIHLAPRPGYDAAVFDLLSTIIVEQGGIDETFLSERTRNAERFQQSLMTLDADDARVAADIDAESLHCVAQAIIDADHVIALTGTGVDESGHTETNQPDPNAPAALIHLLGLTGNLGCSGSGVIVLRGLINEQGATDTGCVPDRLPGNQSIQNPEARARVGDVWGIDPPSTPGTSATALLDGFGNDIHAALVVGENPALSKRDPSWVKDQLNSLDTLVVIDPLWSTTAEHADVVLPAATGVEKRGTVTNLERRVQRLTQTQAPPGQARTDFRILSDLGRRLIGETFDYQNIEAVFTELTQVSPPHAGISYTDVGVDGQQWPFHTDSRLYDKEFLTSDGKMSFGTVQPIPVVTDDSAQTFTLLTNGRTSEVYGETEKENPQVQLHPTDAKKHDLTDGMIVTIENADAAVEATVTIETNVRQGTLSIAAVAADSLIRAETGDSVVTIASSSHSDDVDTTNQS, from the coding sequence ATGACCAATAACGCATCAGATAATTCTGCGACCATTTGCCCACGTTGCGGCGTTGGTTGTCGGCTCCGCCGTCGAGAGGACACATCCAGGACAGGTCGTGCAAAAGGAGTTAATGGTCCAGCGAATCCAAATGGTCGGCTTTGTCGCCGGGGGATTAATGCATTTGATTTTAGCCTTGATGATCCAGAGACAGCAGCCAAGACGGGTGTTGATAATCCTGAGACGGGTCGATTGATACATCCCCGATGTGCACTTCCTGAGACAGAACCAACTGATAACACGGACTCAACTCATATGCGCCGTATCTCATGGCAGACTGCATATGAAACTATCTGCGACCGATTTAGCGCAGTTCGTGAGATACATGGTCCAGATGCGCTTGCATTTCTTGGCGCACCTCATTGCACAAATGAAGAGAATTATTTGCTTCAAAAGCTGGCACGAACACTTGGAACGAATAATATCGACAATCGCGCACGTCACTGTCATCGTGAGACAACACGAACACTTGCCAGTCGCCTTGGATATCCAGCAACATCGACAAGCCTCGATGAAATACTCGACGCGGATGTTATCATAGCCGCTGGTGCAAATCCAGCCGATCGACAACCGATTGCATTTAATAGTTTTATTCGGCCGGCTGTCTCGGAGGGTACAACACTCATTCATATTGACCCTGTTGGAAATGAAACGACTCGACTTGCAGATATCCATCTTGCTCCTCGACCGGGTTATGATGCTGCTGTTTTCGATCTACTGAGCACGATAATAGTCGAACAGGGTGGTATTGATGAGACATTTCTTTCTGAGCGAACTCGAAATGCTGAGCGGTTTCAACAGTCTTTGATGACGCTTGATGCTGATGATGCACGTGTTGCCGCAGATATCGACGCTGAATCACTCCACTGTGTTGCACAGGCGATTATTGATGCAGATCATGTAATTGCGCTCACCGGTACTGGTGTCGATGAAAGCGGTCATACTGAGACCAACCAGCCGGACCCTAATGCGCCAGCAGCGTTGATACATCTTCTTGGACTCACTGGAAATCTTGGCTGTTCCGGATCTGGTGTGATTGTCCTCCGTGGTCTTATCAATGAACAGGGAGCGACGGATACCGGCTGTGTGCCGGACCGCCTTCCTGGAAACCAATCAATTCAAAATCCTGAAGCTCGTGCTCGCGTTGGTGATGTCTGGGGTATTGACCCCCCATCGACCCCGGGGACGTCTGCAACGGCATTACTCGATGGATTTGGTAATGATATTCATGCAGCACTTGTCGTCGGTGAAAATCCAGCACTGTCAAAACGCGACCCAAGCTGGGTCAAAGATCAACTGAATTCCCTTGACACGCTAGTTGTTATTGACCCACTATGGAGCACAACCGCTGAACATGCAGATGTGGTTCTGCCAGCAGCGACAGGTGTCGAGAAACGCGGAACAGTCACAAATCTTGAACGCCGCGTTCAACGCCTCACACAGACACAAGCACCACCAGGGCAGGCTCGTACTGACTTTCGAATTCTCTCTGACCTTGGTCGTCGGCTCATTGGCGAGACATTTGATTATCAAAATATCGAGGCAGTGTTTACTGAGTTGACACAAGTAAGCCCACCACATGCAGGTATTTCGTATACAGATGTTGGTGTCGATGGACAACAATGGCCATTCCATACGGATAGTCGTCTATACGACAAAGAGTTTCTGACTTCGGATGGGAAAATGTCATTCGGTACCGTTCAACCAATTCCTGTGGTCACAGATGATTCTGCGCAAACATTTACACTTTTAACAAATGGTCGGACAAGTGAAGTATATGGAGAAACTGAAAAAGAAAATCCCCAAGTCCAACTCCATCCTACAGACGCGAAGAAGCATGATCTCACGGATGGGATGATTGTCACTATCGAAAACGCTGATGCTGCGGTGGAGGCAACAGTGACAATTGAGACGAACGTTCGCCAGGGAACACTCTCAATCGCAGCCGTTGCTGCTGATTCACTCATCCGTGCTGAAACAGGTGATTCGGTGGTCACAATTGCGTCATCTTCACACTCAGATGATGTAGATACAACTAATCAATCATAG
- a CDS encoding 2Fe-2S iron-sulfur cluster-binding protein: protein MSSERDNRNHAHTHSNHGHDHPDAPPLTEDIAPGTATDPDVGSETSSTLTVDGRVVSVAAGATILDALNAVDTEEYVPALCSYEREDQIGPRSECRTCMVETETHGIVPACSFPAEDGLTVQTDAEAAAEARDVNLDLVLSDHNLRCTACGKNGRCELQDAAIEQEVDEPRYGVLEDRDEYEPIDDSSPFIQIDRNKCILCNRCVEACNDVQVAGVLQMEGSGQDTRIGFQNDSPTMEDSTCVSCGHCATVCPTGSLVEKGIEDATTIPLPGFNQKNSVGKTIEGTGEDKEPMTQKKRQHSTDTNANANANAQTDGGTASVEHSNSNTEDKNNTNQTDDSGWKDISSGEWP, encoded by the coding sequence ATGAGTTCAGAACGCGATAATCGAAATCACGCACACACACATTCTAATCACGGTCATGATCATCCTGACGCACCGCCATTAACAGAAGATATTGCTCCTGGAACAGCTACTGACCCGGACGTTGGCTCGGAAACATCATCAACACTGACCGTTGATGGACGAGTCGTTTCTGTTGCTGCAGGTGCGACAATCCTTGACGCGCTCAATGCAGTTGACACTGAGGAATATGTCCCGGCATTATGTAGTTACGAGCGTGAAGACCAAATCGGTCCTCGAAGTGAGTGTCGGACCTGTATGGTTGAAACCGAGACGCATGGCATCGTTCCCGCCTGTAGCTTCCCAGCCGAGGATGGACTCACTGTTCAGACAGATGCTGAGGCGGCAGCTGAGGCTCGCGATGTCAATCTTGATTTGGTCCTCTCAGATCATAATCTGCGATGCACTGCCTGTGGAAAGAACGGTCGCTGTGAACTCCAGGATGCAGCAATTGAACAGGAGGTTGATGAACCTCGGTATGGCGTCCTTGAGGATCGTGATGAGTATGAGCCGATTGATGATTCATCACCGTTCATCCAGATTGATCGGAATAAATGCATCCTCTGTAATCGATGTGTTGAAGCGTGTAATGACGTTCAAGTCGCAGGTGTGCTCCAAATGGAAGGGTCTGGACAGGATACTCGGATTGGATTCCAGAATGACTCTCCAACAATGGAAGACTCAACATGTGTCTCCTGTGGACATTGTGCAACAGTCTGTCCAACCGGGTCACTTGTAGAGAAAGGAATTGAGGATGCAACGACAATTCCACTTCCTGGATTTAACCAGAAAAATAGCGTTGGAAAGACAATTGAGGGGACTGGTGAGGATAAAGAACCAATGACACAGAAAAAAAGACAGCACTCAACAGATACAAACGCGAACGCGAACGCAAACGCACAAACTGATGGTGGGACAGCATCTGTCGAACATTCAAATTCCAATACTGAAGATAAGAACAATACCAATCAGACCGATGATTCTGGCTGGAAAGATATTTCGAGTGGTGAGTGGCCATGA